In Pseudomonas fluorescens, a genomic segment contains:
- the nirJ gene encoding heme d1 biosynthesis radical SAM protein NirJ — MLRISQYLRTLAGQCPPPRTSPPGSDRPPVVIWNLLRRCNLTCKHCYATSADSVFRNELDTPAALQVIDDLQAAGVRVLILSGGEPMLREDLFQLSAYARDKGFFVALSTNGTLIDEHTIQQVADAQFDYVGISIDGLEATHDAFRQLHGSFQRSMHAIRLCREAGIRVGLRTTLTQDNHAQLPQLLALMRTYDVQKFYLSHLNYSGRGKRSRQLDAHRQMSREAMRLIFQQAWSDIENGIDSDFVSGNNDADAVLLLQWVHQHLPQHYPQLEHLLHNWGGNASGSGIANIDNTGEVHPDTYWWQHSVGNVRNTTFRQLWLDQPDPLLLRLREHPRAIGGRCAKCHWLPICNGNTRTRAWADGDLWGPDPGCHLSDAEIAQRPSP; from the coding sequence ATGCTGCGGATCAGTCAGTACTTGCGTACCCTCGCCGGCCAATGCCCGCCACCCCGTACATCGCCGCCCGGCAGCGATCGGCCGCCGGTGGTGATCTGGAACCTGCTGCGGCGCTGTAACCTCACCTGCAAACACTGTTACGCCACCAGCGCCGACAGTGTGTTCCGCAATGAACTGGACACCCCGGCGGCCCTTCAGGTCATCGATGATCTGCAGGCCGCCGGGGTGCGTGTGTTGATCCTGTCCGGCGGCGAACCCATGCTGCGCGAGGACCTGTTCCAGCTCAGCGCCTATGCCCGCGACAAAGGTTTTTTCGTGGCGCTGTCGACGAACGGCACGTTGATCGATGAGCACACTATCCAGCAGGTTGCCGACGCGCAGTTCGACTATGTGGGCATCAGCATCGATGGCCTGGAGGCGACCCACGACGCCTTTCGCCAATTGCACGGCAGTTTCCAGCGCTCGATGCACGCCATCCGCCTGTGCCGCGAGGCCGGGATTCGCGTGGGCCTGCGCACCACCCTGACCCAGGACAACCACGCGCAGTTGCCGCAGCTGCTGGCGCTGATGCGCACGTACGATGTGCAGAAGTTCTACCTGTCGCACCTCAACTACAGCGGGCGTGGCAAGCGCAGCCGCCAGTTGGACGCGCACCGGCAGATGAGCCGCGAGGCCATGCGGTTGATTTTCCAACAGGCCTGGAGCGATATCGAAAACGGTATCGACAGTGACTTCGTCAGCGGCAACAACGACGCCGACGCCGTGCTGTTGCTGCAATGGGTCCACCAGCATCTGCCCCAACACTACCCCCAGCTGGAGCACCTGCTGCACAACTGGGGCGGCAATGCCTCCGGCAGCGGCATCGCCAATATCGACAACACGGGCGAGGTGCACCCCGACACCTACTGGTGGCAGCACTCGGTGGGCAATGTGCGCAACACCACCTTCCGCCAACTCTGGCTGGACCAGCCCGATCCGTTGCTGCTGCGCCTGCGCGAACACCCGCGTGCCATCGGTGGGCGTTGTGCCAAGTGCCATTGGTTGCCGATCTGCAACGGCAATACGCGCACCCGCGCCTGGGCCGACGGCGACCTCTGGGGCCCGGACCCCGGCTGCCACCTCAGTGACGCCGAGATCGCCCAGCGGCCCTCCCCCTGA
- the cobA gene encoding uroporphyrinogen-III C-methyltransferase, with amino-acid sequence MHTSTALPASLHSPFHPGEVALVGAGPGDPRLLTLRAWSLLMQADAVVFDRLVSAELLSLIPLTCARHYVGKASGCHSLPQDQLNELLADLADQGQRVVRLKGGDPFIFGRGAEELEYLLARGIPCQVVPGITAASGCSAYAGIPLTHRDLVNSCRFVTGHLQRDGALKLPWASLAEPSQTLVFYMGLSNLALIAEHLVAAGLPGDTPAALISNGARADQHVARGTLRQLPTLAADCEPGVPTLTVIGHVVNLFADTALHFPASLTPAREAVAV; translated from the coding sequence ATGCACACTTCAACCGCCCTACCTGCCAGTTTGCACAGCCCCTTCCACCCCGGCGAAGTCGCGTTGGTGGGCGCCGGCCCCGGTGACCCGCGCCTGTTGACCCTGCGTGCCTGGAGCTTGTTGATGCAGGCCGATGCCGTGGTGTTCGACCGCCTGGTCAGCGCCGAGCTGCTGAGCCTGATCCCGCTGACCTGCGCGCGCCACTATGTGGGCAAGGCCAGCGGCTGTCACAGCCTGCCCCAGGACCAGCTCAACGAACTGCTCGCCGACCTGGCCGACCAGGGGCAACGGGTCGTGCGCCTCAAGGGCGGCGACCCCTTTATCTTCGGGCGCGGTGCCGAAGAGCTGGAATACCTGCTGGCGCGGGGCATTCCTTGCCAGGTGGTGCCGGGTATTACCGCGGCGTCCGGGTGCAGCGCCTATGCTGGCATCCCGTTGACCCACCGCGACCTGGTCAACTCCTGCCGCTTCGTCACCGGGCACCTGCAACGCGACGGTGCCTTGAAATTGCCCTGGGCCAGCCTGGCGGAGCCGAGCCAGACGCTGGTGTTCTACATGGGCCTGTCCAATCTGGCGCTGATCGCCGAACACCTGGTTGCGGCGGGTTTACCGGGGGACACACCCGCGGCGCTGATCAGCAATGGTGCCCGCGCCGACCAGCACGTGGCCCGTGGCACCCTGCGCCAGTTACCGACCCTGGCCGCCGACTGCGAGCCCGGGGTGCCGACCCTGACCGTGATTGGCCATGTGGTCAACCTGTTCGCCGACACCGCCCTGCACTTCCCCGCCAGCCTGACCCCGGCCCGTGAAGCGGTGGCGGTATGA
- a CDS encoding Lrp/AsnC family transcriptional regulator, which translates to MDDLDRRLINRLQLGLPLVREPWQQVAAELHSRPGEVLDRLHDLLEDGVLTRFGPMFDIERLGGAFTLAALAVPEARFDAVAEQLNALPQVAHNYRREHRWNMWFVLACATETELAATLSRIEALTGLSVLNLPKEHTYHVGLYFPV; encoded by the coding sequence ATGGATGATCTTGACCGACGCCTGATCAATCGCCTGCAACTCGGCTTGCCGCTGGTGCGCGAACCTTGGCAGCAGGTGGCCGCCGAACTGCACAGCCGCCCCGGTGAAGTGCTCGACCGCCTGCATGATTTGCTCGAAGACGGCGTGCTCACGCGCTTCGGCCCGATGTTCGATATCGAGCGCCTCGGCGGCGCCTTCACCCTGGCCGCGCTGGCCGTACCCGAGGCGCGCTTTGACGCCGTCGCCGAGCAGCTCAACGCCCTGCCCCAGGTCGCCCACAACTACCGCCGCGAGCACCGCTGGAACATGTGGTTCGTGCTCGCCTGCGCCACCGAGACGGAGTTGGCCGCCACCCTGTCGCGCATCGAGGCCCTGACCGGGTTGTCGGTGCTCAACCTGCCGAAGGAGCACACCTACCATGTCGGTCTGTATTTCCCGGTCTGA
- a CDS encoding nitrite reductase → MKRLLLVPLLWASAAHGTPAEDYQRLCAGCHGLNRIGASGPALLPESLGRIKPEEVRKVIEQGRPASQMAAFAPQLSAAQIDGLASLLQQPPDSPVSWDEQAIRSSHTVLAEVSRLPTTPQHHADPLNLFVVVESGDHHIDILDGDTFTVLDRFPTHFAVHGGPKFSPDGRFVYFASRDGWISQYDLHNLKLIAEIRVGLNTRNLAVSKDGRWVLAGNYLPGNLVLLDARDLSLVKTLDTASRVSAVYTAPPRNSFIVALKDVNEVWELSYAAAQPSFEPRRIQAQDVLDDFSFSPDYRQLVATSRKAGGGQVIDLDSGRVVTDIPLSGMPHLGSGTYWQRNGQWVFATPNISKGQISVIDLKTWTLIKQIPTLGPGFFMRSHVNSRYVWSDVFFGPDNDAIHLIDKQTLEIAHTLRPMPGKTAAHVEFTRDGRYLLLSIWATDGALIVYDSQTLKEIKRIPMNKPSGKYNVGNKVEFAEGTSH, encoded by the coding sequence ATGAAACGCCTGCTGCTGGTGCCGCTGCTCTGGGCCTCGGCCGCCCACGGAACGCCGGCCGAGGACTACCAACGCCTCTGCGCAGGCTGCCACGGCCTCAACCGCATCGGCGCCAGCGGCCCGGCGTTGCTCCCGGAAAGCCTGGGGCGGATCAAGCCGGAGGAAGTGCGCAAGGTCATCGAACAAGGCCGCCCCGCCAGCCAGATGGCCGCGTTCGCGCCACAGCTGAGCGCGGCACAGATCGACGGCCTGGCGAGCTTGCTGCAACAGCCGCCCGATTCGCCGGTGAGCTGGGATGAGCAGGCTATCCGTAGCAGCCACACGGTATTGGCGGAGGTGAGCCGCTTGCCCACCACACCGCAACATCACGCCGACCCGCTCAACCTGTTCGTGGTGGTGGAGTCGGGCGACCATCACATCGACATTCTCGACGGTGACACCTTTACCGTGCTGGACCGCTTCCCCACCCATTTTGCGGTGCACGGCGGGCCAAAATTCTCCCCCGACGGGCGTTTTGTGTACTTCGCCTCGCGCGACGGCTGGATCAGCCAATATGACCTGCACAACCTCAAGCTGATCGCCGAAATCCGCGTCGGGCTCAATACCCGCAACCTGGCGGTGAGCAAGGACGGGCGCTGGGTGCTGGCGGGCAACTACCTGCCGGGCAACCTGGTGCTGCTGGATGCGCGCGACCTGTCCCTGGTCAAGACGCTGGACACAGCCTCCCGCGTCAGCGCGGTCTACACCGCGCCGCCGCGCAACAGCTTTATCGTGGCGCTCAAGGACGTGAACGAAGTCTGGGAGTTGTCCTATGCCGCCGCCCAGCCCAGCTTCGAACCCCGGCGCATCCAGGCCCAGGACGTGCTCGATGACTTTTCTTTCTCCCCGGATTACCGTCAACTGGTGGCCACCTCACGCAAAGCCGGGGGCGGCCAGGTGATTGACCTGGACAGCGGTCGGGTGGTCACCGATATCCCGCTGTCCGGCATGCCGCACCTGGGTTCGGGAACGTATTGGCAACGCAATGGCCAGTGGGTATTTGCCACGCCGAATATCAGCAAGGGGCAAATCTCGGTGATCGACCTCAAGACCTGGACGCTGATCAAACAGATCCCCACCCTGGGGCCAGGCTTTTTCATGCGCAGCCATGTGAACTCGCGCTATGTGTGGAGCGACGTGTTCTTCGGGCCGGACAACGATGCGATCCACCTGATCGACAAGCAGACCCTGGAGATCGCCCACACCCTGCGGCCGATGCCAGGCAAGACCGCGGCCCATGTGGAATTCACCCGGGATGGCCGCTACCTGCTGCTGAGTATCTGGGCCACCGACGGCGCGTTGATCGTGTATGACAGCCAGACGCTGAAGGAGATCAAGCGCATCCCCATGAACAAACCTTCGGGCAAGTACAACGTGGGGAACAAGGTGGAGTTTGCCGAAGGCACATCACATTGA
- a CDS encoding Lrp/AsnC family transcriptional regulator, with protein MITPLTQEQMLDLRQCLERGLPIVTRPYEDLAEQIGAHHDQVLQQMQQWRDQGLFRRVGLVLNHRALGYVANAMLVLDVPDALVDEVGQRLGRAPGVNLCYQRPRRLPQWRYNLFCMVHGREHRAVEAQIHALLEQQLLSDLPYQLLFSTRAFKQCGGRFAPPPSQVWAHG; from the coding sequence GTGATCACGCCGCTGACCCAGGAACAAATGCTCGACCTGCGCCAGTGCCTGGAGCGCGGTTTGCCTATCGTCACGCGGCCTTATGAAGACCTCGCCGAACAGATCGGCGCCCATCACGACCAGGTGCTGCAACAGATGCAGCAATGGCGCGACCAGGGCTTGTTTCGCCGCGTCGGCCTGGTGCTCAACCACCGCGCCCTGGGGTATGTGGCCAACGCGATGCTGGTGCTGGATGTGCCGGATGCGCTGGTCGATGAAGTCGGCCAGCGCCTGGGCCGCGCGCCGGGGGTGAACCTGTGTTACCAGCGCCCCCGGCGCCTGCCGCAGTGGCGCTACAACCTGTTCTGCATGGTCCACGGCCGCGAGCACCGCGCGGTCGAGGCGCAGATTCACGCGCTGCTGGAGCAGCAGCTGCTCAGCGACCTGCCCTATCAACTGCTGTTCAGCACGCGCGCCTTCAAGCAATGCGGCGGACGTTTTGCCCCACCCCCTTCGCAGGTATGGGCCCATGGATGA
- a CDS encoding Lrp/AsnC family transcriptional regulator: MSVCISRSDTPLALRLVALTQGGLPLVEDPWAWLAEQLGISLESTLDLLKRLQAEGAIRRIAAVPNHYRLGYRHNGMTVWDVLDTQLPRLGQLLGAQPFVSHCYRRPRRPGWPYNLFAMVHGRSREEIDSYREHLRFLLGDACRADEMLVSSRILKKTGLRLPPAHS; this comes from the coding sequence ATGTCGGTCTGTATTTCCCGGTCTGATACCCCCCTGGCCCTGCGCCTGGTCGCCCTCACCCAAGGCGGCCTGCCGCTGGTGGAAGACCCGTGGGCCTGGCTCGCCGAGCAGTTGGGCATCAGCCTCGAATCGACCCTCGACCTGCTCAAGCGCCTGCAGGCCGAAGGCGCGATCCGACGTATCGCGGCGGTGCCCAACCACTATCGCCTGGGCTATCGGCATAACGGCATGACGGTCTGGGACGTACTCGACACGCAACTGCCGCGCCTGGGTCAACTGCTCGGTGCGCAGCCGTTTGTCAGCCATTGCTACCGGCGTCCGCGCCGCCCCGGCTGGCCCTACAACCTGTTCGCCATGGTGCATGGGCGCAGCCGTGAGGAAATCGACAGCTACCGCGAACACCTGCGGTTCCTGCTGGGGGATGCCTGCCGCGCCGACGAGATGCTGGTGAGCAGCCGCATCCTGAAAAAAACCGGCCTGCGCCTGCCGCCGGCCCACTCGTAG